One Tunturibacter gelidoferens genomic region harbors:
- a CDS encoding YihY/virulence factor BrkB family protein translates to MVAKHTWRSLLDDNLVGRAAELGFYFIFALFPSLFTATALLGLAARSASHIYYSLLGYLSIVIPHDAMGMVLGTFNETTAAATSGKLTFGLVAAVWSASVGFSAIQDSLNVVYKVKETRSYFAARFSAIGVTVLLMGLVTLMLASLLGADFLARLSHLHIYDHFLAALVALVARSFGWLFAVVLLSLFFAVIYYFAPDVKRSQWHWLTPGAAIGIVGWLITSTGLRLYVHFFNNYSVTYGSLGAVIILLTWFYLTGLMLLLGAEINSEIEATAAAKRLLLLEQNDLAAAAASVTQASTSTTGSSAAAPKPAA, encoded by the coding sequence GTGGTCGCTAAGCATACATGGAGATCTCTTCTCGACGATAACCTGGTAGGCCGGGCTGCTGAACTTGGCTTCTACTTTATCTTCGCCTTGTTTCCCAGTCTGTTTACTGCGACTGCTTTGTTAGGGTTGGCAGCGCGCTCCGCGTCGCATATTTATTACTCACTGCTGGGTTATCTTTCGATCGTTATTCCGCATGACGCTATGGGTATGGTGCTGGGCACCTTCAACGAGACGACGGCTGCAGCTACAAGCGGGAAGCTTACCTTTGGGCTGGTGGCGGCAGTTTGGAGCGCCTCGGTTGGTTTCTCCGCGATTCAGGACTCGCTCAATGTCGTCTACAAGGTCAAGGAGACTCGCTCTTACTTTGCCGCGAGATTCTCCGCCATCGGAGTGACCGTTCTTCTGATGGGGCTGGTTACGCTGATGCTTGCTTCGCTCCTGGGAGCAGACTTCTTAGCTCGCCTCTCGCACCTGCACATCTACGACCACTTTCTGGCTGCGCTTGTGGCGCTTGTAGCACGCAGTTTTGGCTGGCTGTTTGCTGTCGTTTTGCTGTCTCTATTTTTCGCAGTCATCTACTACTTTGCCCCGGATGTGAAACGGAGCCAGTGGCATTGGCTTACTCCTGGCGCCGCTATCGGAATTGTCGGGTGGCTGATCACTTCGACTGGTCTCCGGCTCTATGTTCACTTCTTCAACAACTATTCGGTGACGTATGGTTCTCTGGGTGCGGTCATCATTCTTCTTACGTGGTTCTATTTGACGGGACTCATGCTGTTGCTGGGGGCTGAGATCAACAGCGAAATAGAAGCCACCGCTGCGGCGAAGCGTCTGCTCCTTCTCGAGCAAAACGACCTCGCCGCAGCGGCGGCTTCGGTTACGCAAGCGTCAACTTCCACAACAGGATCTTCCGCTGCTGCTCCTAAACCTGCAGCGTGA
- a CDS encoding M61 family metallopeptidase, which translates to MAGFWKKCAGAALAATVSVSMAGAQTAPITLSVDLTDAPRKILHAIEVMPVTAGPMTVVYPKWIPGEHGPTGPIENMAGFFITANGQPVKWERDKIDMFAYHLTIPQGVTQLEMKIDFLASSALSGFSAGGSTSENLALLSWNTLLVYPADTDASQVMFTPSVKLPSGWNLGTALDKDGGSGQTSTFKTVSLEQLIDSPVLAGRYFREIPLAPEISPKHYLDMAADGPEQLNLSKEHIADFDKLVRETGALYKSRHYGSYHFLVTLSDEVAHFGLEHHQSSDDRVMATTFTDDREFVLAGLLLPHEFTHSWNGKYRRPAGLATSNYQKPMEGDLLWVYEGLTEYLGDVLAARCGIWTPDQYKQRLSTIAAEYDNRPGRTWRDIQDTATAAQILYAAGGGWDNWRLSVDYYDEGELVWLDVDTTIRKMTNGKKTIDDFVAKFHGLGGDTGPKVVPYTFEDVVAGLNSVVANDWATFLRTRLDSNSYHAPLGGLENGGYKLTYSDKPNAWSALEDQQSESFDFWYSIGLHANKAGNISDVLKGGEADKGGIGPGMKIVAVNGRAYTPDVLKAAIHDAKDSGLSVELIVLNTGYYKVVKLDYHEGERYPMLERVSSVPDRLDDILKPAAK; encoded by the coding sequence ATGGCTGGTTTTTGGAAAAAGTGTGCCGGAGCGGCTCTGGCAGCAACCGTAAGCGTTTCAATGGCTGGGGCGCAGACCGCGCCAATCACCCTAAGTGTCGATCTCACAGATGCTCCACGAAAGATCCTTCATGCAATAGAAGTCATGCCGGTGACAGCCGGGCCCATGACCGTCGTCTATCCCAAATGGATTCCCGGAGAGCACGGACCCACCGGCCCCATTGAAAATATGGCCGGATTTTTCATCACCGCCAACGGTCAACCCGTAAAGTGGGAGCGCGACAAGATCGATATGTTCGCCTATCACCTCACCATACCTCAGGGCGTCACGCAGCTTGAGATGAAGATCGACTTCCTCGCATCGTCGGCCCTTTCAGGATTCTCCGCAGGCGGATCGACCAGCGAAAACCTTGCTCTCCTCAGCTGGAACACATTGCTGGTCTACCCTGCCGACACCGACGCAAGCCAGGTCATGTTCACTCCATCGGTAAAGCTGCCAAGCGGATGGAATCTCGGAACCGCGTTGGACAAAGATGGCGGCTCCGGTCAGACATCAACCTTCAAGACCGTAAGCCTCGAGCAACTGATCGACTCCCCCGTCCTCGCAGGCCGATACTTCCGCGAAATCCCCCTCGCTCCCGAGATCTCGCCGAAGCACTACCTCGACATGGCAGCCGACGGCCCCGAACAGCTCAATCTCTCGAAGGAGCACATCGCCGACTTCGACAAGCTGGTGCGCGAGACCGGCGCTCTCTATAAGTCGCGTCACTACGGCTCCTATCACTTCCTCGTAACTCTCAGCGACGAGGTCGCGCACTTCGGCCTCGAGCATCATCAGTCCAGCGATGACCGCGTGATGGCAACCACCTTCACTGACGATCGCGAGTTTGTCTTGGCCGGCCTGCTGCTGCCGCACGAGTTCACTCACAGCTGGAATGGCAAATACCGCCGGCCCGCTGGCCTCGCAACCAGCAACTATCAGAAGCCCATGGAGGGCGATCTCCTCTGGGTATACGAGGGATTGACCGAGTATCTCGGCGACGTGCTCGCCGCACGCTGCGGCATCTGGACGCCCGACCAATACAAGCAGAGACTCTCCACCATCGCGGCCGAGTACGACAACCGTCCCGGCCGCACCTGGCGAGATATTCAGGACACCGCAACCGCCGCGCAGATCCTCTACGCCGCAGGCGGCGGATGGGATAACTGGCGTCTCAGTGTGGACTACTACGACGAGGGCGAACTCGTCTGGCTCGATGTCGACACCACAATCCGTAAGATGACCAACGGCAAAAAAACCATCGACGATTTCGTCGCGAAGTTCCATGGTCTCGGCGGAGACACCGGTCCTAAGGTCGTTCCCTACACCTTCGAAGATGTCGTCGCTGGCCTCAACAGCGTGGTCGCGAACGACTGGGCCACCTTCCTGCGCACCCGACTCGACTCAAACTCCTACCACGCGCCGCTGGGTGGTCTCGAGAACGGCGGCTACAAGCTCACCTACAGTGACAAGCCCAACGCTTGGAGCGCGCTCGAAGACCAGCAGAGTGAGTCCTTCGACTTCTGGTACTCCATCGGCCTGCACGCGAACAAGGCCGGCAATATCTCTGATGTTCTCAAGGGCGGAGAAGCCGACAAGGGCGGCATCGGCCCGGGAATGAAGATCGTCGCCGTAAACGGTCGCGCCTACACCCCTGATGTGCTCAAGGCGGCCATACACGATGCGAAGGACTCCGGTCTATCTGTCGAGCTAATCGTCTTGAACACGGGCTATTACAAGGTAGTCAAGCTGGACTATCACGAAGGCGAGCGTTATCCGATGCTGGAGCGCGTCTCCTCTGTACCGGATCGTCTGGATGACATTCTGAAGCCAGCGGCGAAGTAG
- a CDS encoding phosphatidylinositol-specific phospholipase C1-like protein, protein MSESKLWQAKYADAYKGLDYQHQPLQQQFDSGVRQIELDVYADTEGGRYAHPSGPLTVAAANLPPDPDFDPNGVMLKSGFKVMHVRDVDYRSTCQPFIACLEQVRQWSQAHPKHIPIFILVETKQGSPGKLKLTEPEPFTSATFDALDAEIRSVFPASELITPDDVRGHYDTLNEAVLAGNWPSLDSARGKVIFLMDQRAVGPVYVAGHPALRGRVLFTNSEPGEPDAAFIERNDGPEADIASLVRKGYLIRARTDSDTKQARANDTTIRDAMIASGAQLLSTDYPVNEPARWPGNYVVTLPGKAVARCNPISAPTCNSGLQGDSAN, encoded by the coding sequence TTGAGCGAGTCGAAACTTTGGCAGGCGAAGTACGCCGATGCGTACAAGGGACTCGACTATCAGCATCAGCCGCTGCAGCAGCAGTTTGATAGCGGTGTTCGACAGATTGAACTGGACGTTTATGCCGATACCGAAGGTGGGCGTTATGCTCATCCGTCTGGTCCCCTGACGGTCGCGGCCGCCAACCTCCCGCCTGACCCCGACTTCGATCCTAACGGGGTGATGTTGAAGTCGGGGTTTAAGGTTATGCACGTTCGAGACGTGGACTATCGCAGCACTTGTCAGCCATTTATTGCATGCCTCGAGCAGGTTCGCCAGTGGTCGCAGGCTCATCCGAAACACATTCCAATCTTCATCCTCGTTGAGACCAAACAGGGCTCTCCGGGGAAGCTCAAGCTTACTGAACCCGAACCATTTACCTCTGCCACTTTTGACGCACTCGATGCCGAGATCCGTTCCGTCTTTCCGGCCAGCGAACTGATCACTCCTGATGATGTGCGCGGCCACTACGATACGCTCAACGAAGCGGTTCTCGCGGGAAATTGGCCAAGCCTCGACAGCGCACGCGGCAAAGTTATCTTTCTGATGGACCAGCGTGCCGTAGGCCCTGTCTACGTTGCCGGTCATCCTGCTCTGCGTGGCCGCGTTCTCTTCACTAATTCCGAACCTGGCGAGCCCGATGCCGCGTTTATCGAGCGCAACGACGGTCCTGAAGCGGATATCGCATCGCTCGTTCGCAAGGGATATCTCATCCGCGCTCGCACCGACTCGGACACGAAGCAGGCTCGTGCCAACGACACTACGATACGCGACGCTATGATTGCAAGCGGAGCTCAACTGCTGAGCACCGACTATCCTGTCAACGAACCCGCTCGCTGGCCAGGGAATTATGTTGTCACGCTTCCTGGAAAGGCGGTCGCGCGATGCAATCCGATCAGTGCTCCGACCTGCAACAGTGGTTTGCAAGGGGACTCAGCTAATTAG
- a CDS encoding metallophosphoesterase, with protein sequence MDRRRFVSLAGASLGSLLTQRLWAEQVRMAVSLDKFYFALVADTHIIDDYYVKGSENGAEDNESILLTTPRLTSARDLINSLNPAIEQVFLIGDYFHNYPSTDYDFYFKNNTRLDNAKTITDGFKMPVHLGFGNHDYDVRRVSRR encoded by the coding sequence ATGGATAGAAGAAGATTCGTCTCCCTCGCCGGTGCTTCGCTCGGTAGCCTGCTCACTCAGAGGCTATGGGCGGAGCAGGTCCGGATGGCTGTCTCGCTCGACAAGTTCTACTTCGCGCTTGTCGCCGATACGCATATCATCGACGACTATTACGTCAAAGGTAGCGAGAACGGAGCGGAGGACAACGAGAGCATTCTGCTGACGACACCTCGACTCACTTCGGCTCGCGATCTCATTAACTCCTTGAACCCGGCCATTGAGCAGGTTTTCCTGATCGGCGACTACTTTCACAACTATCCTTCGACGGATTATGACTTTTACTTCAAGAACAACACGCGGCTTGACAATGCGAAGACGATCACGGACGGGTTCAAGATGCCGGTGCATCTTGGCTTCGGAAACCACGATTACGACGTGCGGAGAGTTTCGCGGAGATGA
- a CDS encoding TonB-dependent receptor → MHYFYLQDDIRLSSRLTVDAGLRYELVTPQWESQNLLANFDPTTDSLIQASSGSLYNRALVNTPKLDFAPRLGLAYSVDQKTVIRAGYGINFAQFNREGGENLLVYNLPNIVNTNVNQIPSFANPGIVGTAKTESVCTAAQLGAAFDPANPTPCFRTTMQGYPTDFTSPSIVTAASNASTQARYIPKNLPTGYVQSYHLTVQRQLGPSTTFEVSYVGEHGVKLQVLADYNQANANPVTATCNGNLVTSGCVNLLNQNQGRPLKTFTTIEETLPAGFLGYNALQTKLEHRAGHGLYLLNSFTYSRAQDNASGHLDTPNGDNSRINLTNPLGERGPSAYNQPLNEILTLVYDLPYGKGRMFGGSAPLLLQEALGGWQITAINSASSGQAVNVTYSPDSNQSVSTILNQRPNQISSAAVLPKSKRVRVNSNQGITALNLNAFSLPDQNHPYGNAGRNSIRFDPFYQLDLGLHKSFALYPEGTSFDFSVEAFNILNQTNLGFPGSSTFSPTSTSFGVVTAATTGPARILQFAGKIIF, encoded by the coding sequence ATGCATTACTTTTATCTGCAGGACGACATAAGACTCAGCTCTCGCCTGACCGTCGATGCTGGTTTACGTTACGAGTTGGTGACGCCGCAGTGGGAGTCACAGAATCTGCTGGCTAACTTCGATCCGACCACGGATTCCCTTATCCAGGCTTCGTCCGGTTCCCTCTACAACCGCGCGTTGGTGAATACGCCGAAGCTGGATTTCGCTCCTCGCCTGGGTCTTGCCTACTCCGTCGATCAGAAGACTGTTATACGGGCTGGATACGGTATCAACTTTGCGCAGTTCAATCGCGAAGGCGGCGAGAATCTGCTTGTCTACAACCTGCCTAACATCGTCAACACTAATGTGAATCAGATCCCCTCGTTTGCGAATCCGGGCATTGTCGGCACAGCTAAGACGGAGTCCGTCTGTACGGCGGCACAGTTGGGAGCCGCTTTCGATCCTGCCAATCCGACGCCTTGTTTCAGAACCACGATGCAAGGCTATCCCACGGACTTTACCAGTCCGTCGATTGTTACTGCGGCCAGCAACGCCAGTACGCAAGCTCGCTATATCCCCAAGAACCTGCCTACGGGTTACGTTCAGAGCTATCACCTGACGGTACAGCGTCAGCTTGGTCCTTCCACCACCTTCGAGGTCTCCTACGTCGGAGAGCATGGCGTGAAGCTTCAGGTTCTCGCAGACTACAACCAGGCGAATGCGAATCCCGTTACGGCAACCTGCAATGGGAACCTCGTGACCTCTGGCTGCGTCAATCTGCTGAACCAGAACCAGGGGCGCCCGCTGAAGACATTCACTACGATCGAAGAGACGCTTCCCGCCGGCTTCCTCGGCTATAACGCGCTGCAGACAAAACTGGAGCATCGCGCCGGACACGGTCTGTATCTGCTCAACTCGTTTACTTACTCGCGGGCGCAGGACAACGCCAGCGGCCACCTGGATACTCCGAACGGTGATAACTCGCGCATCAATCTCACCAACCCACTTGGGGAACGTGGACCGTCGGCCTACAATCAACCGCTGAACGAGATTCTCACCCTTGTCTATGATCTGCCCTACGGCAAGGGCCGCATGTTCGGAGGCAGCGCACCGCTGCTTCTGCAGGAGGCATTGGGCGGCTGGCAGATCACGGCTATCAACAGCGCCAGCAGCGGCCAGGCAGTCAATGTAACTTATTCACCCGATTCTAACCAGTCCGTCAGCACCATTCTTAATCAACGCCCGAATCAGATCAGCAGTGCGGCCGTGCTGCCCAAGTCGAAGCGAGTGCGTGTGAACAGTAACCAGGGCATCACAGCGCTCAATCTGAACGCCTTCAGTCTGCCGGACCAGAACCACCCCTACGGCAACGCCGGCCGAAACTCCATCCGGTTCGATCCCTTCTATCAACTCGACCTTGGTCTGCATAAGAGCTTCGCTCTCTATCCCGAAGGCACGTCGTTTGACTTTAGCGTCGAGGCATTCAATATCCTCAACCAGACGAACCTTGGCTTTCCGGGAAGCAGTACTTTTAGTCCCACCTCCACCAGCTTCGGTGTCGTCACCGCTGCTACTACCGGTCCGGCCCGCATCCTGCAGTTTGCCGGGAAGATCATTTTCTAA
- a CDS encoding NAD(P)-dependent oxidoreductase: protein MNEAGVQVGQYQILGEDLAGKTVLIVGYGSIGAAIETRLKPFGAKILRLARNPRKEPEIVAVTDLHRLLPQADIVVLIVPLTPETRGLVGAAEISLMKHGGLLVNAARGPVVVTEALIEALEQHRIRAVLDVTDPEPLPAAHALWSAPNCMITPHVGSSTPEFIHRAFRFGADRRGVF, encoded by the coding sequence TTGAACGAAGCCGGCGTTCAGGTCGGACAGTACCAGATTCTGGGAGAGGATCTGGCAGGAAAGACCGTGCTGATCGTCGGCTATGGGTCGATCGGTGCGGCGATCGAAACCCGTCTAAAACCCTTCGGCGCGAAGATTCTGCGGCTGGCGCGTAACCCCCGCAAAGAGCCGGAGATCGTCGCCGTGACCGATCTGCATCGCCTCCTGCCGCAGGCCGACATCGTCGTTCTCATCGTGCCTCTAACTCCGGAGACGCGTGGATTGGTTGGAGCAGCAGAGATTAGTCTGATGAAGCATGGAGGCCTTCTCGTCAACGCGGCGCGAGGCCCCGTAGTTGTAACGGAGGCTTTAATTGAGGCGCTCGAACAGCATCGAATCAGGGCGGTTCTGGATGTGACGGACCCAGAGCCGCTACCGGCAGCCCACGCTCTATGGTCGGCGCCCAACTGCATGATTACGCCGCACGTGGGTAGCTCGACCCCTGAGTTCATCCACCGCGCATTCCGCTTCGGAGCAGACAGGAGAGGCGTTTTTTGA
- a CDS encoding metallophosphoesterase family protein, with protein MSHRLFEAKFNTKPYSVLDYKGYKFVHLNNFLGGTQDHTSSEFNPGIGLLGEEQLHWFEAQLQQHKPTFVFVHYPLIQNKATEFADYGLQPLLVKYQETIQLVVSGHRHKWIDYGRIYGPQHYVMAATRYDPNAYMLMEVDTKRATWRFLNESLVDWSTHSSKSYRAI; from the coding sequence ATGAGCCATCGTCTCTTCGAAGCCAAGTTCAACACGAAGCCGTACTCTGTGCTGGACTACAAAGGTTACAAATTTGTCCACCTGAATAACTTCCTTGGCGGCACGCAGGATCACACATCTTCAGAGTTCAACCCGGGGATCGGCTTGCTCGGCGAAGAACAGCTTCACTGGTTTGAAGCCCAGCTGCAGCAGCACAAGCCTACCTTCGTTTTTGTCCACTACCCGCTGATTCAAAATAAGGCCACAGAGTTCGCTGATTATGGGCTGCAGCCGCTACTGGTGAAGTACCAAGAGACGATTCAGCTAGTCGTCTCCGGCCACAGGCACAAGTGGATCGACTATGGCCGCATCTATGGCCCGCAGCACTACGTCATGGCCGCCACACGTTATGATCCCAATGCGTACATGCTCATGGAAGTCGACACGAAACGGGCCACCTGGCGCTTCTTGAATGAAAGCCTCGTCGACTGGTCTACGCACTCTAGCAAGTCCTACCGCGCTATCTAG
- a CDS encoding sodium:solute symporter family protein, with amino-acid sequence MNLYAIVLSVIVVTLLTVSLTRLGKVKTKADYLVAGRSLPAFVLVFTLLSSWIGSGSLLGGAENAYKHGFAALWQGGGGWAGLLLIYFIAPRARKFAQFTIPDLLEARYNQAARVLGVIAILFCYTAVTSYQFVGGGDILHLIFPDLITADFGKYIIAAFVIVFTAIAGMASVAYMDVAIGLLATFTMLIALPILVHHAGGWSAVHSSLPATHFQVLGDLRFIQALELFLPTCLLLLGNQSMYQKFFSAKSEKDATRAVVGWIVGTVILETVIVALAVTGSSFFPGGEVHARPREILAYLGLHGFSGSAPLRLLGALLMGAIFAKIISTANNWLFSPSTNLVNDIYLRYINPQASNTKTLAVSRLMVVLLGLWALYQSLHIESVLKKSLYAYTIYGAALTPVILATFYWRRATAAGAVASIAVGTFVTVFWDTGFVHSHLPAVISERDAILPALLVSLLCLIAVSLLTSPPTEKQLQPFSEA; translated from the coding sequence ATGAATCTCTACGCGATCGTTCTATCGGTTATTGTCGTCACCCTGCTCACGGTTTCGCTCACACGTCTTGGTAAGGTGAAGACAAAGGCAGACTATCTTGTGGCAGGCCGCTCGCTGCCCGCCTTCGTCCTGGTCTTCACGCTGTTGTCGAGCTGGATCGGCTCAGGGTCGCTGCTCGGCGGGGCGGAAAACGCCTATAAGCATGGCTTCGCGGCGCTTTGGCAAGGAGGTGGTGGCTGGGCGGGCCTGCTGCTGATCTACTTCATCGCCCCGCGTGCACGAAAGTTCGCACAGTTTACCATTCCCGATCTGCTCGAGGCTCGTTACAACCAGGCGGCACGCGTGCTTGGCGTCATCGCGATTCTCTTCTGCTACACGGCTGTTACGAGCTACCAGTTTGTTGGTGGCGGCGATATTCTTCACTTGATCTTCCCGGACCTGATAACCGCCGACTTCGGCAAATACATTATTGCTGCGTTCGTCATCGTTTTTACTGCGATTGCCGGCATGGCATCTGTTGCCTACATGGATGTTGCGATCGGCCTTCTTGCCACTTTTACGATGCTTATAGCGCTGCCTATTCTTGTACATCACGCCGGGGGATGGTCTGCGGTCCATTCGAGCCTTCCCGCAACTCATTTCCAGGTGCTGGGCGATCTCAGATTCATCCAGGCTCTTGAGCTTTTTCTTCCGACTTGTCTTTTGCTGCTTGGAAATCAGTCGATGTATCAAAAGTTTTTCTCTGCCAAGTCGGAGAAGGATGCCACCCGTGCGGTTGTTGGGTGGATCGTCGGTACCGTCATCCTGGAGACTGTCATCGTCGCCCTTGCCGTCACTGGGTCTAGCTTCTTTCCTGGCGGAGAGGTACACGCACGCCCCCGCGAGATTCTCGCTTACCTTGGGTTGCATGGTTTCTCAGGGTCCGCACCGCTTCGTCTGCTGGGCGCGCTGCTGATGGGAGCCATCTTCGCGAAGATCATCTCCACAGCGAATAACTGGCTCTTCTCGCCGTCGACTAACCTCGTCAACGACATCTATCTTCGCTATATCAACCCGCAGGCTTCGAACACGAAGACTCTCGCCGTCTCTCGTCTGATGGTGGTCCTGCTTGGTCTATGGGCGCTCTACCAGTCGCTCCATATAGAGTCGGTGCTGAAGAAGTCGCTTTACGCCTATACGATTTATGGCGCTGCTCTGACGCCGGTCATCCTTGCAACCTTCTACTGGAGACGCGCGACTGCAGCGGGTGCCGTGGCCAGTATTGCGGTGGGCACGTTCGTTACGGTCTTCTGGGATACCGGCTTTGTCCACTCTCATCTGCCGGCGGTCATCAGCGAACGCGACGCTATTCTTCCAGCACTGCTTGTCTCTCTGCTGTGTCTGATCGCTGTCAGCCTATTGACCAGCCCACCGACGGAGAAGCAACTCCAACCATTCTCCGAAGCCTGA
- a CDS encoding M13 family metallopeptidase — MLSKVPVALAATALLLAAIQVPAQEAAQPLQSMPYSPSLDLSSLDRGADPCVDFYKFSCGGWEKKNPIPPDQSGWSVYAKLGNENEQFLWGILEADAKAANRDAVQQKVGDYFAGCMNTSAIDALGVKPALSGLARIDALKTRPELVRAISSLHHDYAGSFLFESGTDQDAIDSSLEIVALGAGGLGLPDRDYYLKTDDKSVKLREQYLAYIQKLLTLGGESAEQAKLDADATLHIETALAKASLTRVDRRDPHKTYHMMTISELSKIAPAFDWPSYFEIQGAPGVAKLNVAQPEFMKAVQAEVSTESVEALRGYLRFHFLTAAAPYLAHPLEQADFDFYSTTLRGVPAMPPRWKTCTRGVDRDLGEALGQEFVKRTFSADTKAKTQLMTEQIEAAMKQEIENLDWMSPATKQEALRKLHVIRNKIGYPNQWRDYTTLEIKSDDYIGNVERSYRFEDARQWHKLGKPVDLNEWGMTPPTVNAYFNPQMNDINFPAGVLQPPLYDTKLDDAPNYGNTGATIGHELTHAFDDEGRQFDDKGNLRDWWTPADAKGFEDRINCIRDQYAEYIVVDDIHINSKLTSGEDVADLGGTLLAYIAWKKQTAGQQLVSADGFTPDQRFFVGMAQWACENERPEVLRVRAITDPHSPGYARINGVVSNMPEFQKAFSCKAGQPMVHAPTCRVW, encoded by the coding sequence ATGCTCTCGAAAGTTCCGGTCGCCCTGGCGGCCACTGCGTTATTGCTCGCCGCGATCCAAGTTCCCGCGCAAGAGGCCGCTCAGCCTCTTCAATCGATGCCTTACTCGCCATCGCTTGATCTGTCGAGCCTAGACCGCGGGGCGGACCCTTGCGTCGACTTTTATAAGTTCTCCTGCGGTGGGTGGGAGAAGAAAAATCCGATTCCTCCGGACCAATCTGGCTGGAGTGTCTACGCGAAGCTTGGCAACGAGAATGAACAGTTTCTTTGGGGCATTCTCGAGGCGGATGCCAAGGCGGCGAATCGCGACGCAGTGCAGCAGAAGGTCGGCGACTATTTTGCCGGGTGCATGAACACCTCGGCGATCGATGCGCTGGGTGTGAAACCTGCACTGTCGGGTCTGGCGCGCATCGATGCCCTGAAGACGCGGCCCGAACTCGTTAGGGCGATCAGCTCACTGCACCATGACTACGCAGGTAGTTTCCTGTTCGAATCGGGCACAGATCAGGATGCGATCGACTCGTCGCTGGAGATCGTGGCGCTTGGGGCGGGCGGACTTGGTCTGCCTGATCGTGACTATTACCTGAAGACGGATGATAAGAGTGTAAAGCTGCGTGAGCAGTATCTTGCCTACATCCAGAAGCTGCTCACGCTGGGCGGGGAGTCTGCAGAGCAGGCGAAGTTGGATGCGGATGCAACGCTTCACATTGAGACGGCGCTCGCCAAAGCTTCGCTTACGAGAGTGGACCGACGCGATCCGCATAAGACGTATCACATGATGACGATTAGTGAACTGAGCAAGATCGCGCCCGCCTTCGATTGGCCAAGTTACTTTGAGATACAGGGAGCGCCGGGTGTCGCGAAGCTGAATGTGGCGCAGCCCGAGTTCATGAAGGCAGTGCAGGCGGAGGTTTCGACCGAGTCTGTTGAGGCACTTCGCGGTTATCTGCGATTTCACTTTCTGACGGCAGCGGCGCCATACCTGGCTCACCCGCTCGAACAGGCTGACTTCGACTTTTATTCGACGACGCTACGCGGTGTGCCTGCGATGCCGCCGCGCTGGAAGACCTGCACGCGTGGAGTGGATCGTGACCTGGGTGAAGCGCTGGGACAGGAGTTCGTCAAGCGCACATTTTCTGCCGATACAAAAGCGAAGACGCAGCTGATGACGGAGCAGATCGAGGCTGCGATGAAGCAGGAGATCGAGAATCTCGACTGGATGAGCCCCGCAACCAAACAGGAGGCTCTCCGCAAGCTGCATGTGATTCGCAATAAGATTGGATACCCGAACCAGTGGCGTGACTATACGACGCTAGAGATAAAGTCAGATGACTACATTGGCAATGTTGAGCGCTCTTATCGGTTCGAAGACGCGCGACAGTGGCACAAGCTGGGTAAGCCTGTGGACTTGAATGAATGGGGAATGACGCCACCTACCGTCAATGCCTATTTCAACCCACAGATGAACGATATCAATTTTCCTGCCGGCGTGCTGCAACCACCGCTGTACGACACGAAGCTGGATGACGCGCCAAACTACGGGAACACCGGAGCAACAATCGGCCATGAGCTTACGCACGCCTTCGACGACGAGGGGCGGCAGTTCGACGACAAAGGCAATCTCCGCGACTGGTGGACGCCTGCGGACGCCAAGGGTTTCGAGGACCGTATTAACTGCATTCGTGATCAGTACGCAGAGTACATCGTTGTGGACGATATTCACATCAACTCGAAGCTGACCAGTGGCGAAGACGTTGCCGACCTGGGCGGGACGTTACTCGCTTATATCGCATGGAAGAAGCAGACTGCCGGGCAGCAGTTGGTGAGCGCGGACGGATTCACTCCGGATCAGCGTTTCTTCGTTGGGATGGCGCAATGGGCTTGTGAGAATGAGCGTCCCGAGGTGCTGCGGGTTCGCGCTATCACGGACCCCCACTCGCCAGGGTATGCGCGCATCAATGGCGTGGTTTCGAATATGCCGGAGTTTCAGAAGGCCTTTAGCTGCAAAGCAGGTCAGCCGATGGTGCACGCGCCCACCTGCAGGGTGTGGTAA